One window of the Anaerosporomusa subterranea genome contains the following:
- a CDS encoding tripartite tricarboxylate transporter substrate binding protein gives MFRKNYWKAFIAVLVVLSMLVIVSGCGGEKKADAPKAFKPDKPITFVVPMAAGGSTDMLARAIEKVWSKYCPQPLQFVNKPGGGGVEGSAFVARAKPDGYTLLVGTGSGHDLVMPHIQKVEYNPFTDLTFISRMSIHTVVVLAPANSPFNSVKDVIDWAKKENKPVTASVSTKAGAVDLVMRGIGKAANITVTPVPHAGGNQAMTTLMGAQTLIGGAHPAEAISQLKANRVKPLGIATPDRDPALPNVPTLKEQGINFHTWGSVKGIAAPKGTPKEVVDYYADVLKKISEDPDFKKAMGDMMQPVMYQGPEDFGKFMKQASDDYAKLIKELGLDK, from the coding sequence ATGTTTCGCAAGAACTACTGGAAAGCCTTTATCGCGGTTCTGGTCGTACTGTCCATGCTGGTGATTGTGAGTGGCTGCGGCGGCGAGAAAAAAGCAGACGCTCCGAAAGCATTTAAACCTGATAAGCCCATTACGTTTGTTGTTCCAATGGCTGCCGGCGGATCTACCGACATGCTGGCTCGCGCAATCGAGAAGGTATGGTCCAAATATTGTCCCCAACCTTTACAGTTTGTCAATAAGCCTGGCGGCGGCGGTGTTGAAGGCTCGGCCTTTGTCGCCCGCGCTAAACCGGATGGCTATACTCTGCTAGTCGGTACCGGATCGGGTCATGATCTAGTTATGCCTCATATCCAAAAGGTTGAATACAATCCGTTCACCGATCTCACCTTTATTTCTCGGATGTCGATACATACTGTAGTGGTGTTAGCTCCGGCGAATTCTCCGTTTAACTCAGTTAAAGATGTTATCGACTGGGCGAAGAAAGAAAATAAACCAGTGACTGCTTCGGTATCAACCAAGGCTGGCGCTGTAGACCTTGTTATGCGCGGAATCGGTAAGGCGGCTAATATTACTGTTACTCCTGTGCCGCATGCCGGTGGTAATCAGGCAATGACTACTCTAATGGGCGCTCAGACTCTTATTGGCGGCGCTCATCCTGCTGAAGCTATTTCACAGCTAAAAGCCAATAGAGTAAAACCGCTTGGCATAGCCACACCTGACAGAGACCCGGCCCTTCCTAATGTCCCAACTCTTAAAGAGCAGGGAATCAATTTCCATACCTGGGGCTCAGTTAAGGGGATAGCGGCTCCCAAAGGCACGCCTAAAGAAGTAGTAGACTATTATGCTGACGTCCTTAAGAAGATATCAGAAGATCCTGACTTCAAAAAGGCTATGGGCGATATGATGCAGCCTGTTATGTATCAAGGTCCGGAAGACTTTGGCAAGTTCATGAAACAAGCTAGTGACGACTATGCCAAGCTGATCAAGGAACTGGGTCTCGATAAATAA